A window from Cryptomeria japonica chromosome 1, Sugi_1.0, whole genome shotgun sequence encodes these proteins:
- the LOC131860389 gene encoding disease resistance protein RPV1-like encodes MVQSNSWFWEEEERLTVHDIIGSIGRRLAKSSRIVDANAWDEAEKDEARLKRVKTVCFSGDKNYILEERHFNSMKESLRILVWRGSINVSVPYAVTLPEIRWAEISGGFSWLNVEALHKLASLWCDNLPTQQRKLPNSLRTLSISTKAATRDLLSIVPNSSLEELNLLFQIEVPNLFSFPLFPIEVPDEDPSQPFKEEEDNTTDIFNRFLRLQDLNNLRYLVIKSCQSLCELPEQACRLPHLRKLSMWSCNRMKRLPELFGQLKTLTLLDLNDCESLKELPDTFGQLTNLTDLNLVGCKIGQLTNLTYLNLAMCKSLKELPDTFGQLTNLTYLNLLSYESLKQLPDTFGQLEALQHLDLAFCSRLEELPRGIEQLTSLKYLDSRSCRVLESGICQKDGSIKIVKRNLHFCSGCNRDKKLNVQDDNLVGSILKKHF; translated from the exons ATGGTACAGTCAAATTCGTGGTTTTGGGAGGAGGAGGAGAGGTTGACTGTTCACGATATTATCGGGTCCATTGGGCGTAGATTGGCAAAGTCTAGCAGGATTGTGGATGCAAACGCTTGGGATGAAGCTGAAAAAGATGAG GCCAGGCTCAAAAGAGTTAAAACGGTTTGCTTTTCTGGTGATAAAAATTACATTCTCGAAGAAAGACATTTCAATTCGATGAAGGAAAGTTTAAGAATTCTGGTATGGAGAGGCAGTATAAATGTCAGTGTACCATACGCAGTAACATTACCAGAGATAAGATGGGCAGAGATAAGCGGTGGTTTTTCTTGGCTGAATGTAGAAGCACTTCATAAATTGGCTAGCTTGTGGTGTGACAATCTTCCCACTCAGCAGAGAAAG TTACCAAATAGTTTAAGGACGTTATCAATCTCTACAAAGGCTGCCACGCGGGACTTATTAAGTATAGTGCCAAATTCCTCCCTCGAAGAACTAAATCTATTATTTCAAATTGAAGTTCCAAATCTATTTTCATTTCCATTATTTCCAATTGAAGTTCCAGATGAAGACCCTAGCCAGCCCTttaaagaagaggaagacaacacCACAGATATATTTAATAGATTTCTTCGCCTTCAGGATTTAAACAACTTAAGGTATCTAGTAATTAAGAGCTGCCAGTCTTTGTGCGAGCTTCCTGAGCAAGCGTGTAGGTTACCTCATTTGAGAAAACTTTCTATGTGGAGTTGTAATAGAATGAAGCGTCTGCCAGAATTATTTGGGCAACTCAAAACTTTAACGCTTTTGGACTTGAATGACTGTGAAAGTCTGAAAGAGTTGCCCGACACGTTTGGGCAACTCACAAATCTAACAGATTTGAACTTGGTGGGGTGTAAAATTGGGCAACTCACAAATCTAACATATTTGAACTTGGCAATGTGTAAAAGTCTGAAAGAGTTGCCCGACACGTTTGGGCAACTTACAAATCTAACATATTTGAACTTGTTGTCTTATGAAAGTCTGAAACAATTGCCTGACACTTTTGGGCAACTAGAAGCTCTGCAGCACTTAGATTTAGCATTCTGTTCAAGGCTTGAGGAATTGCCTCGTGGCATTGAACAACTGACATCTCTTAAATACCTGGACTCGCGTTCATGTCGTGTATTGGAGTCTGGCATTTGTCAGAAGGACGGCagcatcaaaatagtaaagagaaatttGCATTTTTGTTCCGGCTGTAACAGGGACAAAAAATTGAATGTACAAGATGATAATTTGGTGGGTTCaatattaaaaaaacatttttaa
- the LOC131042992 gene encoding TMV resistance protein N: MNFCGCCSCWGKRERGGFHASVDTAENPSTNRLVDTVENPSTDLPVDTAKNPPKARPDRSIDLPVDTAKNPSTDPLDRSTDLPVDVAEKPSLSTTSVGPSFSKKPPPTLEDVRDSLQKVDIGRLDDFINVIRQRLERVAPQKDTQDIASSSSPNKDKFPVWTSPIVQSGRKFLSFVNDHSEKIDNKDEFFNSGEAAKIAGNILQQAGQIHWAVAALSITGYLISKCQKVSQNHTEYIELLKKMLELASHIKDLKVRIPEEKEKLANAFQYIVEGSMFCASQLNSGKFCSFLKSSINSDTLSGIRSKISGLYQDLNLTVNKEMLKGQPVILPLSQAEYPKNAVGIEEQLEAVNKLLNMETTEDCSSIVVLIWGFGGIGKTTLAQAVVSKIDRSRYNYARIILDEVSENNKYKYTEMQQHILQDAFPNYKGGIKIELRDSDDGKDKLREAFSSEGNKPVFLYIDNALHKKDLEQLLPEDLGCLPQHSRILITSRTKEIVDMLEERGFHDRIKDYPVETLSDNDAMQVLCKDNAIRDRIKDDLQNIVNVCKGIPLVLTIVGAKLRK; the protein is encoded by the exons ATGAATTTCTGTGGTTGTTGCAGTTGCTGGGGGAAGAGGGAGCGCGGTGGCTTCCATGCTTCTGTTGATACTGCAGAGAACCCATCAACAAATCGTCTTGTTGATACTGTAGAAAACCCATCAACAGATCTTCCTGTTGACACTGCGAAAAATCCTCCAAAAGCTCGTCCTGATCGATCAATAGATCTTCCTGTTGACACAGCGAAAAATCCTTCAACGGATCCACTTGATCGATCAACAGATCTTCCTGTTGACGTTGCAGAAAAACCATCCTTATCCACAACATCAGTCGGACCTTCTTTTTCCAAAAAACCACCACCGACACTGGAAGATGTCAGGGATAGCTTACAAAAAGTGGACATCGGAAGACTTGATGATTTCATCAATGTCATTAGACAACGGCTGGAAAGAGTGGCCCCTCAAAAG GATACACAGGACATTGCAAGCTCAAGTTCTCCAAATAAAGATAAGTTTCCAGTATGGACTTCTCCTATTGTACAGAGCGGAAGGAAGTTTCTATCATTTGTCAATGATCATTCAGAGAAAATAGATAACAAG GATGAATTTTTTAACTCAGGCGAAGCAGCAAAAATTGCAGGAAATATACTTCAGCAAGCTGGCCAAATCCATTGGGCGGTTGCAGCGCTTTCTATCACAGGCTATCtgatatcaaaatgtcaaaaggtGTCTCAGAACCATACTGAATATATAGAGCTCTTGAAAAAAATGCTTGAGCTTGCATCTCATATTAAGGACTTGAAAGTTCGTATTCCtgaagaaaaagagaaattggCAAATGCTTTCCAATACATTGTTGAGGGATCGATGTTTTGTGCCTCCCAATTAAATTCGGGAAAATTTTGCAG CTtcttaaaatcatcaataaacTCTGACACTTTGAGTGGAATTCGCTCCAAAATAAGCGGTCTTTATCAAGATTTGAACTTAACTGTTAATAAAGAAATGTTAAAAGGGCAGCCTGTTATTCTTCCTCTCTCTCAAGCAGAGTATCCAAAGAACGCAG TTGGAATCGAAGAACAATTAGAGGCAGTAAATAAATTGCTGAACATGGAAACAACTGAAGATTGCTCATCTATTGTTGTTCTTATTTGGGGCTTCGGTGGCATTGGAAAGACAACTCTGGCTCAGGCTgttgtctccaaaatagatagaagCCGTTACAATTATGCCAGAATTATATTAGATGAGGTTTCTGAAAACAATAAGTATAAGTATACAGAAATGCAGCAGCACATTTTACAAGATGCATTCCCAAACTATAAGGGTGGAATTAAAATAGAACTCCGAGATAGTGATGATGGGAAGGATAAATTAAGAGAGGCTTTTTCAAGTGAAGGAAACAAGCCTgtatttttgtatattgataatgCCCTGCACAAAAAAGATTTGGAACAGCTTCTTCCCGAGGACTTGGGATGCCTTCCCCAACATAGCAGAATTCTTATCACATCCAGAACCAAGGAAATTGTTGATATGCTTGAGGAACGTGGTTTTCATGATCGTATCAAAGATTACCCTGTGGAAACTCTCTCTGACAATGATGCAATGCAAGTTCTCTGCAAAGACAATGCAATTCGTGATCGCATCAAAGATGATCTACAAAATATTGTGAATGTCTGTAAAGGGATTCCTTTGGTTCTCACAATCGTTGGTGCGAAATTGCGGAAGTAG